DNA from Salinispora arenicola:
GCTCGACACGGCCACCCTCGACACGGTGGCGGCCACGTTGGAGAACCTTGCCGCCCGGGGGGACCGGATGGTGGGCGTGGTCACCCACGTACCGGCGCTCGCCGAGCGCATACCGGTCCGCTTCGAGGTCCGCAAGGACGCCCAGTCGGCCCGCGTCGAACGGACCGGCCGATGAACGCCGGCACCAGGCGGAGGCGGCCCGGGTGACCCGATTCTTCGTCGACGCGTGGGATCCGGCGTACGGGACATCGTTCGAGGCCGCCGGTGGCGGCCCGGCCACGCCCAGCAGCGCCCGGGTCGAGGCCGACCACGAGCTGCCCGCGGTCGACTGGCGGGCGATCGGGCCGCGGCCCGACGTTCACGCCCCGGCCGTGGTGCTCCTCGTGGACGGGGTACGCCGCAACGACGCCAGCCTGTGGCTCACCGAGCCCGACGGCGGGTCGTACCCGGGCCTGGCCGCCTCGTACGCGGCCGGAGTGGTCCGCTGCGACCTGGAGCGCGGTGCGGCGCAGCTGGCCGGCGCCCAGGTGCAACGGGGACTGTTCACCGCCAGCCCGTCCGCGGTGGACGTGCGGGCCGGCAACGTCCGCTACCCGGTGCACCGCGTCGGCGGCAGCGGCGAGCTGGCCAAACTGCCGGCGGCGGTGCAGGGGCCGCTGACCGCGCTGGAGGTGACGGTCTCCAGCGCCGCCCGCAGCGACGGGGACCTGCTGGTGGTGGACGGGCCGCTGCGCAACCGGCGGCTCCTGCCCCGCACCCTCGGCTACGTGAAGACCCAGCACAGCCAGTACCTGGACGCGCGACTGAGCGCGGTGGTCACCGGGCTCGCGGCCGGGCAGCGGTCGCCGGTGTTCAAGCTTGGCACCGCGTGGGGCGGCTGGTCGTGGTACCTGCGGTTGCCGGTGGCCGGGGGCGCCCCGTGGGCGGGCATCGTCCGGGTGGAGTGCTCCACTGAGCTGGACATCGCGGCGGCGGTCGAGTTGGCGGACCTGTCCGTGGCGACCCTGCCCCGCTTCGCGTCCACCCCGTACAAGGACCCCCGGGCACCGCAGAACCTGATCCCGATCGCCGGTTTGGAACGCCGCCTGCGACGGATGATCGGCGACTCCCGGCTGCTGCACCGCGCCCTGGTCGCCGCCGGCGGTACGGGCTGATGGGGCGCCGGCGCTCCGCCGACCGGGTGACCGTCGAGGTGGACACGGGGGTGGCCGAGTTGGTCCCCGATCCGGACCGGGCCGGCTCCTGGACGCTGCTGCTCGACGGCGCCCCACAGTCGCACGTGGACCTCGCCGACCCCACCCACCTGGAGTTCGAGTACGTGCGTCGGCTCGCCGCCGCGATCGACCTGCTCGCCCCGGCCGGCGCCCCGCTGCGCCTGCTGCACCTGGGCGGCGGCGCGCTGACCCTGCCCCGGTATGTCGCCACCACCCGTCCCGGCTCGACCCAACGGGTGTGCGAGGTGGACGGCGCACTGGTGGAGTTGGTACGCCGCGAGCTGCCCTGGCCACCCGATTCGCGACTGCGGGTACGCGTCGCCGATGCCCGGGAGGTGCTCGCCGGCCACCGAGCGGCCAGCGTCGACGTGGTGGTCGCCGACGTCTTCGCCGGCGCCCGCACCCCGGCCCACCTGACCTCGGTGGAGTTCGCGACCGAGGTGGCCCGCGTGCTCCGACCCACCGGGTGGTATCTGGCGAACGTCGCCGACGGTCCGCCGCTGCGGCACGCCCGGCGGCAGGTCGCCACCGTCCGGTCGGTGCTACCGAGGGCGGCGCTGGTCGGTGACGCGGCGGTGTTGCGTGGCCGCCGGTACGGCAATCTCGTGCTGCTCGCCGGCCGCACCGCCCCGCCGGTGCCCGAGCTGACCCGGCGGGTCTCCGGTGACTGGTTCCCGGGTCGGGTGCTCTCCGGCGAGGAGTTGCTCCGTTTCACCGGCGGCGCCCCGGTCGTCCACGACGCCGACGCCACGGACTCCGCACCACCCCCGCCGGGGATCTTCTCGGTCGGCCGTTGATCCGTCGACTGCCCGAGGCATGCCTGCCGACCACTATTGACTGACTCTCAAAGGACAATGGATAAGCACTTTTGCTAGCGTGATTCGTCATTCGCAAGCCAGCCCAGTCCGGGTAGACTATTGCCTTCACGAGGGCGGAATGCCGTAATAAGTCAAACGGAAGTGAACGTCTTCTGGGCCAAGCGGACGCTGCGGGTGCAAAAGTCCCAACCGCACCATCCCCAGAAGCCTCCGGTGCATAGCCGGCACGGCACCACGACGCAAAGCTGACGCCCGGATACGGCGGCGTACACTGCACCTGCCGGCGGCGTGGCGGCACACGAGTCAGCAGTTGCGCAATGCCCACAGGACGTCCGCACCACGTTCTGTGATCATGAATCACGGATCATGCCGAGGATCGCCGTCAATCAAACGCATGCCGCTCGGCATCTTCCCTTGTTCTGTACAGCTCACCCCACCCGATAATGTCAATTTCGTGACGACCAATCGGAGTACGAATTGCATCGAATTCGGCGTGCGGGATTGAAATGAAGACAAAGCAGGGAAACTCGTTCACTGGATCCAGTGAAACACCCTCATGTCGGGCTACCAAGATCACCGTATCGATATCGGAATTCCGATTAAAATCCTGCCCGATCACGGCTGGTGACAACTGGGCAACTACCGCAGTCTTGCCAGAGTCGAACGCTAGGGAGCGTTCGAACCGACATTCGCGAACGCGTTCGAATCGAACACTGTCTAGTGAACTCAGGTAGAGGGTGTCCTTGGTCACGTCAGAACTCCGGGTTGACGCCACTGACGCGGCGAAGTGAAATGGATCCATTTTCTAGCCAATTTGGAATAATGCATTCGGAGAGACCGCCCTTCATACCGTCGAGCGGCAAGGCGCTGCGCTGGGCGACTACTGCCGCAGGATCTTCCAGTATGCCTTCGATGACGAACCGGCCAGTGTTGTTTGCTCCACTCGCGCCTCCAGACGGAAGCCCCGCAGCATCACGGTAGTTCGTTACGCTTCGTGGGTCGACAGGGGACCAAGACGCCCCACCTGCCTTGGAATCACCGCCGTATACTCGATAGATTTTCTGCCCGATTGACGGGGCAACAGGGCGAGAGCCTGTGCCAGCGCTACTTCCGCTGCCGGCGGCGCCTGCGCCACTTCCGCCGCTGCCGGCGGCGCTGGATCGCATGCCTCGGACGGCCATTTGTCCGGCGGCCTTGACGCCCATTCCGGAGGTGGTGGCCGTTGCGGCGCCAAAGGCGGCTCCGCCGATGAGGGCGCCGCCTGCGCCGAGTGCTCCTCCGATGGCTCCGGCGAGGAGTGCTTCGCCGGCGAGTTGCCAGGCGGTTTCGTCGTCGGCGTCGAGGCCGTTGGTGACCAGGGAGGTGACGGCGCCGCCGACGAATCCTCCGGCGGCCGCACACCCGACGGCTCCCACGCCCCAACTCGCGGCCGTACAGGCTCCGCCGACGACAACGCCTGCGGCGATGCCGGCTGCTAACGACCTCGTGCGTGGTTGCGAGTCCTTGAGCATCGATGGTCGTTATTTCGATCATGGTTGGTGCTTCGATCATGATGAACCGTCGGATGACAGGCCTGTCCCGGGAAGCGATTGCGGGCCTGGTCGCTGAACTGACACCGCGGTGGCAGACTCGTCACCGGGATCGGCTCGCCGCGCGAGCACGTAGTCGCCGCATCGGCGCTGGCGCGAAGCATCGGTTCGGGTTCGCCGAGGCGCTTGTTGGCCACGCTGGTGCACTTGCGACATGGGTTGACCCATGACGTGGTGGCCGCGTGGTTCGGGGTACACCGCTCGACGATCACGCGCAGCGTCGCCGAGGTGCGGCCGCTGCTGGCCGAGCGTGACTGCCAGGTGAACGACGGCGTCCGGTTGCGCACCATCGCCGACGTGGTGGCATACCTGGGCCATCACCCCAGGGCGTTGATGGACGCGACCGAGGTGCGGGTCCGCCGACCGGTCGAGGGTCGGACCGGTAGGGACCGGTTCGTGTCCGGAAAATCCCGACCGAACACGATGAAAGCTCCGGTGCTCTGCGATCCGGCTGGTCGGCTGTTGTTCTGTGGCGAGACCCGTCCGGGCTCGATGCACGACCTCACCCAGGCCCGGACCGCCGGGCTCGTCGACCTTCTGCTCCAGGCGCCGCTCGGGGTTCAGGTCCTCGCCGACGCCGGCTACCAAGGACTGGGCGCCGACACCGCCGGCGCGGTGATCACCCCCAGACCCACACCGCGAAAAGGGCAGAAGTCGCTACCGCCGAGCGTCATCGCCGCACATCACGCGGCCCGCAAGCGACACTCCTCCCAGCGGATCCGCATCGAGCACGCCATCGGACACCTCAAGAACTGGCGGATCCTGGCCCGCTACCACGGCCGACGCGAACACTTCGACGCCACCATCCGCGCCATCACCAGCCTGCTGTCCGACCACCAGCACACCGATCGCACTGAGATCACCACCAGGCCACTCAAGACCCTCCCAACCACACCTCACCACCGATGAGATAACGAGGCCGTCCCCTGCCAACCACGCACGAGGTCGTTAGTCCGACCGCTCCGGCGTTACGGCACCAGAAGCTGGCCTGGCATTCACGTTGTTTGCGTGCTGCTTCGGCGCGTTGGTTGCTGGCCTGCCTGGCCGCTTCGCGTCGTTGTTGGCAGCTGGAGTTGCAGGCTGGTGGGACGTACTCTTCGACGATCCTCGTGATCTTTTTGCCGGTGTTGCTCCGGTAGGTGTAGGCGCGAGCGCCGCCGCCGTCGGCGTCCTCGAAGTAGTAGGGGCCGGTGGGGTCGGCGTTGTTGATGGGGTTGTTGCCGCCGTATTGGTAGCCGTTGTATTGGTCTGGGTCGCTGGCAACGAGGACGGGGTCGACGGAGATGAAGCGACCGAGGAGGTCGTCGTATTGTCGGGCGCCGATGTTGGTCAGGCTGGTGGGGTCGATGTCGCCGCTTGAAATCCACATAGGAGCTGGTCCAAGGACTGCGAACTGTCGACTGTGCACCCGACCCGGCCTGCACAAACACGCCGAACGGCAATCAACGAGGTCACTCCGCCACACAACTGTGACCTGCAACACACAGGATCCACATAGGCGAACCCAGAAAGGATCAAAACCCCCAAAGGATATGTCATTGGTATTTCAACTATAAATTGAGAATGATTGCATTTTCATCACAGCAAACGTCGAGAACACACGCCACTTTCTGCAAACCAACGTCATGAGTAGCTACCCGTCGCGGGGAAGTCGACCGGGCCACAAGTCGGCGTACCCGCTGGCGGCCGGTCGTGGTGCCGGGTGACAGCATGTCGGGATGCCCGGGACCGAACCCACCGCCCGCCGGTCGCTGCACCCGCCGGCCGGGTACCGGCTGGCCGCGTCGGTCCGGCCCCTCACCTTCAGCCCGTACGACCCCTGCGCCCGCATCGCCGCCGGCACGTTCTGGTGGGCCACCCGCACCCCGGCCGGACCGGCCACCCTCGCCCTGCGCCCCGACGCCGGCCACCTGGTCGCCGAGGGGTACGGCCCAGGGGCCGACTGGGTGGTGCGGCAGGCCGATGCGGTCGCGGGTCTCCGGGACGACCTGACCGGCTTCGCCGAACTGGCCTCCGCCCACCCGGTGGTGGCCGACCTGGCCGCCCGGCACCGGGGACTCCGGCTGCCCACCACCGGCCAGGTCTTCCCCCGGGTGTTCCGGGCCATCCTCGAACAGCGGGTGACCGGCAAGGAGGCCTACCGGGCGTACGCCGCCACGGTCCGCCACTTCCGGGCGGCGGCCCCCGGGCCGATGCAGCCGCTGCTGTTACCGCCGGAGCCGTCGGCGGTGGCCGCCACCCCGTACTGGGCCTTCCATCCCCTCGGGATCGAACAGCGCCGCGCCGACACGCTGCGCCGGGCCGCCGCGGTGGCCGACCGGCTGGAGCGGTGCGCCGACTCGGCCGAGGCCACCCGTCGGCTCACCGCGATTCCCGGGATCGGCCCGTGGACCGCGGCCGAGGTGGTCCGCGTCGCGTACGGCGACCCGGACGCGGTCAGCGTCGGCGACTACCACGTGCCGAATACGGTGGCCTGGGCCCTCGCCGGTGAGACACGCGGTGACGATGCCCGGATGCTGGCCCTCCTCGAACCGTTCCGTGGCCATCGGGGTCGGGTCTGCGTCCTGCTCGCGGCAGCCGGCATCGCGGCCCCGAAATTCGGCCCGCGGGCACCGATCCGCTCGTTCGCACACTTCTAGGCGGGCAGGTTTCGAGGCCCACCCGACTTCCGTCGGCCGCGCCGTCCGCCGTCGCGGCTTGCGCCGACGCGCCACCCAGCCGCCGCACCGGCTGCTACCTCGACTGCCACGAAGTGATCCCGCACCAGCCGAGGTTTCCAACACGCTGTGTAACGGATTACCACCGGATCGTTCCCCGCCGACCGCCTCGCCCCGCCGGTCACGGCGGTTGACTGTCGTCAAGGGACTCGCGCACCCAAGGGGTGAAAAGCTGTGGTTGGCTGGGCGTGTGACCGCTCGCCCATTGATCGCTCCCGCCACTCCGGCCGACGCCGGGGAAATCCTCACCGTCCAACGCGCCGCGTACCTGGCCGAAGCACAGCGTTACGCCGACCCGTTCCTGCCGCCGCTCACCGAGACCCTGGACGAGGTACGGACGGCGCTGTCCGGCCCGCAGACAGTACTCACCGCCCGGCTGCGCAACCGGCTGGTCGGATCGGTCCGGGTCCACGTCGACGGCGACACCGCCTACGTTGGTCGGCTGGCGGTCGCCCCCGACCAGCAGGGTCGGGGTATCGGAGGACGCCTGCTCCGCGCGGTCGAGACGGTGGCGGGCGCACGGGTGTGCCGGTTCACGTTGTGCACCGGAGCGGACAGCGCGGGGAGCCTACGGCTCTACCAGCGGTACGGCTACCGGTTGGTGGGCCACGACAGGGATCCGAACGGCGTGCCGCTGGTCCTGTTGGAGAAGACCGTACCGTCGCGCTGCTGATCCGGCGCCCAGCGCCGACAGCCGCCGGATCGGCCCGTTGGGCGCCCGGGGTGCGCGTCGCGTCAGCCGGCTTCGCGCAGGTCGGCAAGGTCGAGCGGGGTACGCCGGCGCAGCAGCCGGGCCAGTTCCCCGACCGAGCTGACCTCGCCGAGCACGTTCTTACCCCCGCCGAACCGCTCGGGGTAGCGGTGCACCAGCCGGTAGCAGTAGCGGCCCCGGATCAGCTCGACGCTGACCCGCCACCTACCGCAGCACCCGCAGGCCCACTCCGACACCCTGCGAAACTAGCTCTGACCTGCTGATCTGCGATTCTCCCAGCGGCGGCGACGGGGGACGACGAGGGACACGAGGCCCAGCCGCCAACGGTGATCCTGCTCACGACTGTTGGCGCCTTCTGGTTGACTGGTCGCCGTGAAGCTGCCGATCAGTCCGCCGGTCGAGCCAATGCTCGCCAAGAGCGTGGCACGGATTCCCACCGCCCCCGGGATGACATACGAGCCGAAGTGGGACGGCTTTCGGTGCATCGTGTTCCGCGACGGTGACGAGGTCGAGTTGGCCAGCCGGGGCGGCAAGTTGATGACGCGCTACTTCCCCGAGGTGGTCGAGCAGGCCCGCCGACAGTTGCCGGAGCGCTGCGCGGTCGACGGGGAGCTGATCGTGATCCGGCGCGACGGGCCCGGCGGGCAGCCCCGGCTTGACTTCGAGCTGCTGGCCCAGCGCATCCACCCGGCCGCCTCCCGGGTACGCCTGCTGGCCGAGACCACACCCGCGGACTTCGTGGCGTTCGATCTACTCGCCCTCGCCGACGAGTCCTTCCTCGACCGGCCGTACCCGGACCGACGGTCCCGGCTGGAGGCGGCGTTGGGCGGCGTCGCGCCACCGGTGCACGTCACGCAGGTCACCACCGACCCGGCCACCGCGCACCGCTGGTTCGACCGGTTCGAGGGTGCGGGGCTGGACGGCCTGATCGCCAAGCCGGCCGACCTGCCGTACGAGCCGGGCAAACGGCTGATGTTCAAGGTCAAGCACACGCGGACAGCCGATGTCGTGGTGGCGGGTTTCCGCTGGCACAAATCCGGCCCGGTGGTCGGGTCACTCCTGCTCGGCCTCTACGACGATGCCGGAGTCCTGCATCATGTAGGGGTGAGCGCGTCGTTCCCGATGGCACGCCGCAAGGAACTGTTGGACGAGTTGGAGCCATACCGGGGTGCCGGTGCCGACCATCCCTGGGCGCACGGCGACCATCAACGCGGCCAGCGCATTCCGGGTGGGGTCAGCCGGTGGACCGGCACGAAGAACCTGGAGTGGGAACCGCTGCGGCCGGAGTTGGTGGTCGAGGTGAGCTACGACGCGATGGAGGGTGACCGGTTCCGGCACACCGCCCAGTTCGTCCGTTGGCGCCCGGACCGCAAGCCCCGATCCTGCCGCTACGACCAGCTCGACCGCCCGGTCCGGTTTGATGTGGATCAGGTGCTCCGGGGCGATCCAGCAAGCGTCGGCCCCGCGTCCGGGCCGGAGTAGCCGGCCGTCCGATCACGAAAGGGTCCACCCCGTGATTCGCACTCGCGCCCGCCGTTTCGCCCCGATCGTGCTGCTGGCCGGCACCTTGCTCGCCGCCGGCTGCACGCTGCCGGCGCTCGCGCCCCGCACCGAGGCCGAGGGCCCGGCGGCTCCGGGCGCCGCGCCGACCTGGCGGGCATGTCCGGAGGTGGCCAAGGAGTTGGTCGGGTCCGCCGCGCCGAACATGCGCTACGAGTGCACCCGAATCCAGGTTCCCCGCAACTGGGACGGTGGCACCGGTGCCACCTCCGGCCCGGGCGTCGGGGAGACGTTCGACATCGCGCTGCTGCGCGCCCGTTCCACGAACCAGAAGGCCCGGATCGGCTCGCTGGTGATCAACCCGGGCGGGCCGGGCGGCTCTGGCATAGACACCGCTGTCTATCTCTCCTTCCCGGAGACGGTCGGCGGCCTGCCCGCCTCGGTCACGGAACGCTTCGACATCGTCGGCTTCGACCCGCGCGGGGTGGCCCGCTCGAGCCCGGTGGAGTGCATCTCCAGCGAGAACCTCGACGCCAGCTTCGGCTACGACCCGGATCCGGAGAGCCAGCAGGCGTTCGACGGCTTCGTCGCGTTGAATCAGCGGATCGGGCGCGGGTGCGGCGACCGGTACGGTGACCAGCTGTCGCTGTACGGCACCGAGCAGGCCGCCCACGACATGGACGCGATCCGGGCCGCGGTGGGCGACGAGAAGTTGACCTACCTGGGTTACTCGTACGGCACCCTGCTCGGCGCCACCTACGCCCAGCTCCACCCGCAGCGGGTGCGGGCGCTGGTGCTCGACGGGGCGGTCGACCCTCGACTGGATCTGGTCGCCAGCTCGGAGAACCAGGCCAAGGGCTTCGAGCGGGCCTTCGACAACTTCGCCCTGTGGTGTTCCACCAACGCCGACCGCTGCCCGATCGCTCCCGCCGCGCGCGATGCGGTCACCTCGGCCATCGACAAGGCGCGGGTCTCCCCCGCCCGGGGCGACGATGGCCGGGAGGCCACCCCGGGGTGGGTCTTCTACGCGGTGGTCTCCTCGCTCTACACCGAGGCGGGCTGGGAGCAGTTGGCCAGGGCGATCGGCGAGTTGGAGGGCGGCGACCCGACGGAGGTGTTCCGCCTCGCCGACGCGTACGCGGGTCGGGAGCCGGACGGCTCGTACTCGAACCTGTTCGACGCCAACCTCGCGGTGAACTGCGCCGACGAGGAGGAGAGGCCGAGCCGGGAGCAGATCCGGCAGCTCCAGTCGCAGTGGCGTGGGAAGTACCCGCTGTTCGGCCCGGCGCTCGCGGTCGGCATGCTCAGCTGCACCGAGTGGCCCGGCGGGCGGGACCCGTACCCGACCGGTCGGGCCGACGGGGCGCCGCCGATCCTGGTGGTCGGCACCACGGGAGACCCGGCGACACCCTACGAACAGACCCCGACGCTGGCCGGGATGCTGGGTGTGGGTCGAGTGCTCACCTGGGACGGTGAGGGGCACACCGCCTACCCGCAAACGGCCTGTATCACCGCGGCGGTCGACGCGTACCTGATCGACCTGACCGTGCCTCCGGACGGGACACGCTGCCCGCCCCAGTGACCTCGGTCGCGACTGATCGCATCGGTCCGGGCCGCTGTGCGATTCTCCCCGAATGAGCGACGTGATCTTCCGGGTGGCGGCCCGGGTCGACCTGCCCGCCGTACTCGACCTGCTCGCGGACGACGTGCTGGGTCGCTCCCGTGATGTCGGCATGGTCGACGCCCGCTACGAGCGGGCGTTCGCGGACATCACGGCCGACCCGCGCAATGACCTCGTCGTCGCCGAGGCCGGGGGCGAGGTGCTGGGCTGCATGCAGCTCACCTACATTCCCGGACTCGGCCGCCACGGCGCCGAACGGCTGCTCATCGAGTCCGTTCGGGTCCGTTCCGACGTGCGCGGGCAGGGGGTGGGGCGGCAGATGATGGTCTGGGCGGTCGATCAGGCACGGGCGCATGGGTGTGCGCTGGTCCAGCTGACGACCGACAAGTCTCGGCACGAGGCGCACCGCTTCTATCTGAGCCTCGGCTTCGTCGCCAGCCACGAGGGCATGAAGTTGGCGCTGTGACGGCTCAGCGGGGGCGGTCTCGGTCCTTGGACGGCTGCACCCGCTTCGGCTCGCCGGGCATCTTGGGGTGTTCCGGCGGGTAGGGCAGGTCACCCTGCCCGTTGGCGGCGTCCCGTTCGGCCCATTCCAGCAGGGGCGTGATGTCCCACGCGGCGTCATCGATGTCGGCGTGCGGGTCGCCGCGCTCGGCCAGCCGCGCCGGCACGCTGCGCAGGTCGAAGTCATCCGGGTCGACGTCGGCCAGTTCGTCCCAGGCGAGCGGGGTGGAGACGGTGGCGCGGGCGTTGGCCCGCAGCGAGTACGCACACGCGATCGTCCGGTCCCGGGCCATCTGGTTGTAGTCGACGAAAACCCGGGCGCCGCGCTCCTCCTTCCACCACGCGGTGGTGACCAGCTCGGGCCGGCGCCGCTCCAACTCCCGGGCCAAGGCGATGGTCGCCCGCCGGACCTCGACGAACGTCCAGTGCGGCCGGATGCGCAGATAGACGTGGACGCCCCGGCCACCGGAGGTTTTCGGCCAACCGGGGGCGCCCAGCTCGGTCAGGATCCCGTGCAGCTCGGAGGCGGCTCGCGCCGCGTCGGCGAAGTCGGTGCCAGGCTGCGGATCAAGGTCGATCCGCAGCTCGTCGGGGCGGTCCGGGTCGGCGGCGCGGACCGGCCACGGGTGAAACACCACGGTGCCCATCTGGGCCGCCCACGCCACGTGGGCCAGATCGGCCGGGCACAGCTCGGCCGCCGTCCGGCCACTGGGGAAGCTGATCTTCGCCGTGTGCACCCAGGACGGCATCCCCCGCGCGGGCACCCGCTTCTGGAAGAACGCCTCCCCCTCGATTCCCTCGGGGAAGCGTTGCAGGGTGGTCGGCCGCTGGCCGAGGGCGCGCATGATGCCGGGACCGACGGCAAGGTAGTAGTGGAACACGTCGGCCTTGGTGAACCCCCGTTGAGGGAACATCACCCGGTCGGGGCTGCTGAGCCGGACGTGACGCCCGGCGACCTCGATCTCCTCAGCTACGGCCTTCGCGCCACCCATTGCGCGACCATATGCGATGACCCCGACATCCGGGGTAGCGTTGGCAGGTGAGTCTCGACGACAGTGAACTGCCCCGTACCGAGGACGAGTGGCGGGTCCGGCTCAGCGCCGAGGAGTTCCGGGTGCTGCGGGGCCACGGCACCGAGGCCCCGTGGACCGGTGAGTACGTGGACACCAAGACTCCGGGGGTGTACCACTGTCGCGCCTGCGGGCTGGAGCTGTTCCCCAGCGACACGAAGTTCGACTCGCACTGCGGCTGGCCGAGCTTCGACGACGCCATTCCCGGACGGGTCCGGGAGGTCGAGGACCGCAGTCTGGGCATGGTCCGGACGGAGATCCGCTGCGCCCGCTGCGACAGCCACCTGGGCCACGTCTTCAAGGGCGAGGGCTTCACCCCGAAGGACACTCGGCACTGCGTGAACTCGGTCGCCATCCGGCTGGAGCCAGACGTCACCTGACGGCTCCGGCCGCCAGCAGCTCCGCCTGGGCGGTCCGGGAGCGGGCGACCCGGTCGGCGAGGGCGCGGACGGGTGCGCTGCCGCCGACGGCCCGGTGCGCCCGGGCGAGGTCCGCCGCGGCGCGCTGGTGCTCGACCAGCACCGTCCGGAGGACCCGATCGACGTCGGCAGGGGCCGCCTCGCGCAGCCGGGCCAGGTCGGCGGCGTCGGCGTGTCCGTGGTGGTCGTGCCCACCGCTCGTCGGCCGCCCGGCGGCCCGCAGCCAGGTACGGGCCGTCCGCAGCTCGTCGGCCTCGGTCGCCGCGACCGCGGCGGCCAGGGTCCGGAGTTCGGGGTCGACCAGGCGTCCCTCGCTCAGGTGCACGATCTCCAGCGTCCGCTGGTTGTGCGCGACCAGCGCGGTGAGGAACGGCACGTCGACGCCGAGCAGGACGGTGGGGGCGGCCCCGGGAGGCCCGGACGACGCCGTGCGGACGGCACCGGGAGGCCCGGACGACGCCGTGTGGGCCACGCCGGCGCCCGGACCGCCGGTCGGTCCTCCGGAGCAGGCGCCGGCCAGCAGCGACGCGACCAGCAGGGCGCCGAGCCGCCGGACCGGGCGTTCGCCAGGCCTGCGGGTCGGGTGCGGCACGCTCCGGGTGCGAACCGCACCCGGATCGGTCAGACCTGTGTCCACAGTGCCGGGGTGTGGGGCGGTTCCCAGCCGGGAAGCGCGGTGTGTGCCTGCCGACAGCGGTACGTCGCGCCGCCGTAGGTCACCTGGTCGCCGACCTGGTAGCTGCGACCCGCCGCCCAGCTGCCACCCGGGGAGGGCGGCGGCGTGGTCGGTGTGCCGGTCGGGCTCGGGCTCGGGCTGGTCGACGGGGTCGGCGTGGGGCCGGGACCGGCACCTACCTGAAGGTCCACGCAGGAGTAGAAGGCGTTGGCGGTGTCGGCGATGTTCCACACCGCGAAGATTTTCTGCCGACCGGAGTGGCCGCCGAGGTCGACGGTGTGCGTCACGGTGGAACCCGGCTGCTGGCCGCCACCGTCGAATACCGCGATTCGGGTGTCGCCGATGAAGTACTCCCAGTCGCGGGTGGCGTGTCGGGCGGTGTTGGTCCAGGTGAACGTGACGGTGCCACCGACGCTGGTGGCCGGCCATCCCCAGTTGTCGTCGTTCAGGACGGCGAAGCGGGCGTTTCCCCCGTGGCAGCTGCGTAGCCCCTTCGGGCCCTCGACGCTCTGCGGTTCCCAGGTGATCTGGCCGCAGTCGGGTACCCGGTGTTGGGCGCAGAGCGCCTGACGGCTGGGTGGACCGGACACGTACCCGTGTGCCTGGGCCGGCCCGGCGACAGCCAGCGCGGAACCGACGGCGCCCGCCATGACCAGCGGGAGGGTGATTCTTCGACGCATGGCGGCATCTCCTCCACGGATGAGGTTGTGACGATGCCACCACGATAAATTAAACATTGTTAACAGTAAATCCTGTTAACAATTACTGCCAACCAGTACTAATCGCCGACACGCCGGGGCGACGCGCGACGACCCCACCCAGTTCACCGATTCCGGTTGCCGACCCGTAGTCGATGTTCAACGCTTGCCTTAGACATCCATATTTGGGGGGTTTTGTCATGGCAACCTGCGAGGTCTGCGGAAACGACTACTGGATGACGTTCGAGGTCCGCACGGTCAGCGGTGACGTGCACACCTTCGACAGCTTCGAGTGTGCCGCGCACAAACTGGCTCCGGTCTGCGAACACTGCCAGGTCAAGATCGTGGGCCACGGAGTCGAGGTCTCCGGCCGCTTCTACTGCTGCGCC
Protein-coding regions in this window:
- a CDS encoding spermidine synthase; translated protein: MGRRRSADRVTVEVDTGVAELVPDPDRAGSWTLLLDGAPQSHVDLADPTHLEFEYVRRLAAAIDLLAPAGAPLRLLHLGGGALTLPRYVATTRPGSTQRVCEVDGALVELVRRELPWPPDSRLRVRVADAREVLAGHRAASVDVVVADVFAGARTPAHLTSVEFATEVARVLRPTGWYLANVADGPPLRHARRQVATVRSVLPRAALVGDAAVLRGRRYGNLVLLAGRTAPPVPELTRRVSGDWFPGRVLSGEELLRFTGGAPVVHDADATDSAPPPPGIFSVGR
- a CDS encoding ATP-dependent DNA ligase, with product MKLPISPPVEPMLAKSVARIPTAPGMTYEPKWDGFRCIVFRDGDEVELASRGGKLMTRYFPEVVEQARRQLPERCAVDGELIVIRRDGPGGQPRLDFELLAQRIHPAASRVRLLAETTPADFVAFDLLALADESFLDRPYPDRRSRLEAALGGVAPPVHVTQVTTDPATAHRWFDRFEGAGLDGLIAKPADLPYEPGKRLMFKVKHTRTADVVVAGFRWHKSGPVVGSLLLGLYDDAGVLHHVGVSASFPMARRKELLDELEPYRGAGADHPWAHGDHQRGQRIPGGVSRWTGTKNLEWEPLRPELVVEVSYDAMEGDRFRHTAQFVRWRPDRKPRSCRYDQLDRPVRFDVDQVLRGDPASVGPASGPE
- a CDS encoding alpha/beta hydrolase, translated to MIRTRARRFAPIVLLAGTLLAAGCTLPALAPRTEAEGPAAPGAAPTWRACPEVAKELVGSAAPNMRYECTRIQVPRNWDGGTGATSGPGVGETFDIALLRARSTNQKARIGSLVINPGGPGGSGIDTAVYLSFPETVGGLPASVTERFDIVGFDPRGVARSSPVECISSENLDASFGYDPDPESQQAFDGFVALNQRIGRGCGDRYGDQLSLYGTEQAAHDMDAIRAAVGDEKLTYLGYSYGTLLGATYAQLHPQRVRALVLDGAVDPRLDLVASSENQAKGFERAFDNFALWCSTNADRCPIAPAARDAVTSAIDKARVSPARGDDGREATPGWVFYAVVSSLYTEAGWEQLARAIGELEGGDPTEVFRLADAYAGREPDGSYSNLFDANLAVNCADEEERPSREQIRQLQSQWRGKYPLFGPALAVGMLSCTEWPGGRDPYPTGRADGAPPILVVGTTGDPATPYEQTPTLAGMLGVGRVLTWDGEGHTAYPQTACITAAVDAYLIDLTVPPDGTRCPPQ
- a CDS encoding transposase gives rise to the protein MRHGLTHDVVAAWFGVHRSTITRSVAEVRPLLAERDCQVNDGVRLRTIADVVAYLGHHPRALMDATEVRVRRPVEGRTGRDRFVSGKSRPNTMKAPVLCDPAGRLLFCGETRPGSMHDLTQARTAGLVDLLLQAPLGVQVLADAGYQGLGADTAGAVITPRPTPRKGQKSLPPSVIAAHHAARKRHSSQRIRIEHAIGHLKNWRILARYHGRREHFDATIRAITSLLSDHQHTDRTEITTRPLKTLPTTPHHR
- a CDS encoding GNAT family N-acetyltransferase produces the protein MTARPLIAPATPADAGEILTVQRAAYLAEAQRYADPFLPPLTETLDEVRTALSGPQTVLTARLRNRLVGSVRVHVDGDTAYVGRLAVAPDQQGRGIGGRLLRAVETVAGARVCRFTLCTGADSAGSLRLYQRYGYRLVGHDRDPNGVPLVLLEKTVPSRC
- a CDS encoding DNA-3-methyladenine glycosylase family protein, whose protein sequence is MPGTEPTARRSLHPPAGYRLAASVRPLTFSPYDPCARIAAGTFWWATRTPAGPATLALRPDAGHLVAEGYGPGADWVVRQADAVAGLRDDLTGFAELASAHPVVADLAARHRGLRLPTTGQVFPRVFRAILEQRVTGKEAYRAYAATVRHFRAAAPGPMQPLLLPPEPSAVAATPYWAFHPLGIEQRRADTLRRAAAVADRLERCADSAEATRRLTAIPGIGPWTAAEVVRVAYGDPDAVSVGDYHVPNTVAWALAGETRGDDARMLALLEPFRGHRGRVCVLLAAAGIAAPKFGPRAPIRSFAHF